In Thermocrinis minervae, a single genomic region encodes these proteins:
- a CDS encoding flagellar motor switch protein FliM, protein MSDQILSQEEVNLILQSLGKEVHVTPKEVKGVRPLDLSLFEKISVSKLPGLELIVERWANNLRRSLMPIIVTLTNVYKEDTQVVKFFDFLDSLPTPSAIAVLSAHPLRENLYLILDPKLVYMVVSLVFGGSAKPSKIEGKEFTRVELRIIQKLCKILIDELKTAMSSIIKVDIELLRIESEPILLMPAKPKEKIFLSRLVINVEGNESFVYLAIPKAAIEPFEGLLKGGQHKDTQYEDKLIKSLVNIPVNVEVVLGSTNVSLEDVLLWKAGDTIIILDNSVRSPLEARVEGITKMLVFLGQVSNKKAFKFLKFLED, encoded by the coding sequence ATGTCTGATCAAATCCTAAGTCAGGAAGAAGTCAACCTCATACTCCAGTCCCTTGGGAAGGAAGTCCACGTAACACCCAAAGAGGTAAAAGGTGTAAGACCCCTTGACCTGTCTCTGTTTGAAAAAATAAGCGTTAGTAAGCTTCCAGGTCTTGAGCTTATCGTTGAACGATGGGCAAACAATCTTAGAAGGTCTCTTATGCCCATAATAGTAACATTGACAAATGTCTATAAGGAAGATACACAGGTAGTTAAGTTTTTCGACTTCCTAGATAGTCTTCCAACACCTTCCGCTATAGCTGTACTTTCTGCACATCCTTTAAGAGAGAATCTTTATCTTATATTGGATCCTAAACTGGTTTATATGGTAGTTAGTTTAGTATTTGGTGGCTCTGCAAAACCTTCTAAGATAGAAGGGAAAGAGTTTACTCGTGTGGAGCTTAGAATAATACAAAAGCTCTGCAAAATTCTTATAGATGAACTTAAAACAGCTATGAGTTCAATAATAAAAGTTGATATAGAACTCCTTCGTATAGAATCAGAACCGATACTGCTAATGCCAGCAAAACCAAAGGAGAAAATCTTCCTTTCACGCTTGGTCATTAACGTAGAAGGAAACGAAAGCTTTGTTTACCTTGCTATACCAAAAGCAGCTATAGAACCTTTCGAAGGGTTGCTCAAGGGTGGACAGCATAAAGATACACAATATGAAGACAAGCTTATAAAAAGCTTGGTGAATATACCTGTAAATGTGGAGGTAGTACTTGGAAGCACTAACGTGTCGTTGGAAGATGTTCTTCTCTGGAAAGCTGGCGATACTATAATAATCTTGGATAATAGTGTAAGATCACCCCTTGAAGCTCGTGTAGAAGGTATCACGAAGATGCTCGTTTTCTTAGGTCAGGTGAGCAACAAAAAGGCCTTTAAATTCTTAAAGTTTTTGGAGGATTGA
- the fliN gene encoding flagellar motor switch protein FliN, translating to MLEEEKPENLASTWEEAIKEQQQVRQSQREEKEKRDVTQELKRLLDIPLKVEVVIGSTTLTIGELLSLVPGSVVELNRNVDEPVDIYVNGKLLAKGEIVIVEERFGVRITRIVEKEDRIRSLSS from the coding sequence ATGCTAGAAGAGGAAAAACCAGAAAACCTGGCAAGTACGTGGGAAGAAGCGATAAAAGAGCAACAGCAAGTACGACAATCACAGAGGGAAGAAAAGGAGAAAAGAGATGTTACTCAAGAACTTAAGAGACTTTTAGACATACCTCTGAAGGTGGAGGTGGTAATAGGTTCTACTACACTCACCATAGGTGAGCTTTTGAGTCTTGTTCCTGGCTCTGTAGTAGAGCTAAACAGAAATGTGGATGAACCTGTGGATATATATGTAAACGGTAAACTTCTAGCAAAAGGAGAGATAGTGATAGTAGAGGAAAGATTTGGCGTTAGAATAACAAGGATTGTAGAAAAAGAAGATAGAATTAGGAGTTTGTCTTCATGA
- the proC gene encoding pyrroline-5-carboxylate reductase yields the protein MRLGVIGFGNMGSAIARAVKKHFSDVIVYDVSQEKSMKALEEGFGVAKDLKFMLANSDFVLLAVKPKDVPSVLTDLDLGDRVLISIVAGLTLDRLYQLVGHDKKIIRTMPNINVLVGKGVMAYVFGENLTEYEKEFFLKSFSSCASLYPIEEGMMDSFTAIAGSGPAFVFKFISALSLAGVREGFSYELAKSIVIDTILGSCELLKSMGGHPEEWIAKVASPAGITIEGIKVLEERGFSGIVMECIEKTSQKAKRL from the coding sequence ATGAGGCTAGGTGTTATAGGCTTTGGAAACATGGGCTCTGCCATAGCAAGGGCCGTTAAAAAGCACTTTAGTGATGTGATTGTTTACGATGTGTCTCAGGAAAAGAGCATGAAGGCCCTTGAGGAAGGCTTTGGTGTTGCAAAGGATCTTAAGTTCATGCTGGCAAACTCGGACTTCGTGCTGCTTGCTGTAAAACCAAAGGATGTTCCGAGTGTGCTCACAGACTTAGACCTAGGGGATAGAGTCCTCATCAGTATAGTAGCAGGTCTTACCTTGGATAGGCTGTACCAGCTAGTAGGCCATGACAAGAAGATAATAAGAACTATGCCCAACATAAACGTGCTTGTGGGAAAAGGAGTTATGGCTTACGTCTTTGGGGAAAACCTTACAGAGTACGAGAAGGAGTTTTTCCTAAAAAGCTTCTCCTCCTGCGCCAGTCTTTATCCTATAGAAGAAGGCATGATGGACTCTTTTACAGCTATAGCCGGCTCTGGCCCTGCCTTCGTGTTTAAGTTCATTTCAGCTCTGTCGCTGGCTGGTGTTAGGGAAGGGTTTTCTTACGAGCTTGCCAAGAGTATAGTCATAGACACCATATTGGGAAGTTGCGAGCTTCTAAAGAGTATGGGTGGACACCCAGAAGAGTGGATAGCAAAGGTGGCTTCTCCCGCCGGTATCACCATAGAAGGTATAAAGGTCCTTGAGGAGAGGGGTTTTTCTGGGATAGTGATGGAATGCATAGAAAAGACATCACAGAAGGCAAAACGTCTTTGA
- a CDS encoding polyphenol oxidase family protein gives MHRKDITEGKTSLMFSLRVGRALVGLKIHTPEDEVQVPKQIHSDKVLVLEKDGVGEGDAIITQRPGIKIGVRTADCVPVVLVGEKTVGVIHAGWRGLHKGILEKAHTIFSELEGSKPTFAFIGPSAKACCYQVGEEFKSMFESIFYRNLHFYLDTALEARKRLIKLGVKSLVHMDICSICSERFPSYRRDKTQQRLVTFVELIPT, from the coding sequence ATGCATAGAAAAGACATCACAGAAGGCAAAACGTCTTTGATGTTTTCTCTCCGCGTGGGAAGAGCCTTAGTAGGTCTTAAGATCCACACACCTGAAGATGAAGTTCAGGTTCCTAAACAAATACATTCAGATAAAGTTCTGGTGCTTGAGAAAGATGGAGTAGGCGAAGGGGATGCTATCATAACCCAGAGGCCGGGGATAAAGATAGGGGTAAGGACGGCTGATTGTGTTCCTGTAGTCCTGGTGGGGGAAAAGACGGTAGGTGTTATCCACGCAGGGTGGAGGGGTCTACACAAAGGTATACTGGAGAAGGCTCACACAATCTTTTCTGAGCTTGAAGGCTCAAAACCAACCTTTGCCTTTATAGGACCTTCTGCCAAAGCGTGCTGTTACCAGGTTGGTGAAGAGTTTAAGAGTATGTTTGAAAGCATCTTCTACAGAAATTTACACTTCTACTTGGACACAGCTCTAGAGGCTAGAAAAAGGCTTATCAAGTTGGGGGTGAAGTCTCTCGTCCACATGGACATCTGCAGCATATGCTCTGAACGTTTTCCTTCCTACAGGAGGGATAAAACCCAGCAAAGATTGGTAACCTTCGTAGAGCTTATACCTACCTGA
- a CDS encoding helix-turn-helix domain-containing protein has translation MNRVKEVRLSKGLSQEELSSICGIPRTTISAIESGKVNPSVEHAIRIARALGVSVEDLFGNEPVVSFTEGLRGPFVSAKVEDRIVLYPLSSLHHYVEPDGQVEGESVLWKEKSKSLFSLTIATCDPFVSSLHQSLYPKGIRLIPLYSHSLGALELLRKGLVHMAGVHLGSLEENFKVVRDLLGKGYRVMCLFEWEEGLAYTEDFRKPNLVWLVKEKGSGSWTTFEIIEKRPANIKIREFKGGHRELIKALINNLGHVAISIKPLSVMEGLSFYTIRRKDYCIVYPEGMEKDRRFATFLELLRSKSYKQSVEQIPGLRWKSFKEVST, from the coding sequence GTGAACAGGGTAAAAGAAGTTAGACTGTCCAAAGGCCTTAGCCAGGAGGAGCTTTCTTCCATATGCGGTATACCCAGGACTACTATAAGCGCCATAGAGTCTGGCAAAGTAAACCCTTCGGTGGAGCATGCCATAAGGATAGCCAGGGCTCTGGGCGTTTCTGTGGAGGACCTTTTTGGTAATGAACCCGTAGTCTCCTTCACGGAAGGGCTAAGAGGGCCCTTTGTCAGCGCCAAGGTAGAAGACAGGATCGTATTATACCCCTTGTCCTCCTTACATCACTATGTGGAGCCAGACGGCCAAGTGGAGGGCGAGAGTGTCTTGTGGAAAGAAAAATCTAAAAGCCTTTTTAGCCTAACTATAGCCACGTGCGACCCTTTTGTATCTTCACTCCATCAGAGTCTTTACCCTAAGGGGATAAGGTTAATACCCTTGTACTCACACAGTCTAGGGGCTCTTGAGCTTTTAAGGAAGGGCCTGGTTCACATGGCGGGTGTTCATCTGGGGTCTTTGGAGGAAAACTTCAAGGTTGTAAGGGATCTCCTAGGAAAAGGTTACAGGGTAATGTGTCTTTTTGAGTGGGAGGAGGGCTTAGCTTACACGGAGGACTTTAGGAAACCTAACCTCGTGTGGCTTGTCAAGGAGAAGGGATCAGGGTCATGGACTACTTTTGAAATTATAGAGAAGCGTCCTGCAAACATAAAAATAAGGGAGTTCAAGGGTGGTCACAGGGAACTCATAAAGGCCCTTATAAACAACCTTGGCCATGTAGCCATTTCCATAAAACCCCTATCTGTCATGGAAGGGCTCAGCTTCTACACGATAAGGAGAAAAGACTACTGCATCGTTTACCCTGAAGGTATGGAGAAGGACAGAAGGTTTGCGACCTTTCTCGAGCTGTTAAGGAGTAAGTCTTACAAACAAAGCGTTGAGCAAATACCAGGCCTCAGATGGAAGAGTTTTAAGGAGGTGTCAACATGA
- the modA gene encoding molybdate ABC transporter substrate-binding protein, producing MKKLLFFLLLLSAFAKAEVIRVFAAADLQYALKEVTELYEQANPEDKVELIFGSSGKGTAQIKSGAPYHLFFSADMKYVEELYREGYIVTRPKPYAVGRLVLWTKKDSGLNPSDFPQVLMKANKIAVANWEHAPYGRAAKQVMEKLGLFERLRDKLVLGENVSQTASFVYSGAADIGFIPLSLAVSSNMQKVGVYYLVPENLHERIVQGYGVTKYGSSSKAAMRFYNFVAEPKAKQVLKKYGFETP from the coding sequence ATGAAGAAGTTGCTTTTTTTCCTACTGCTTTTGTCTGCCTTTGCTAAAGCGGAGGTCATAAGGGTGTTCGCAGCTGCAGACCTTCAGTACGCCCTGAAGGAAGTAACCGAGCTGTACGAACAAGCCAACCCAGAGGACAAGGTAGAGCTTATCTTTGGCTCTTCCGGTAAGGGCACTGCTCAGATAAAGAGTGGGGCACCCTACCATCTTTTCTTCTCCGCCGACATGAAGTACGTGGAGGAGCTGTACAGAGAGGGTTACATAGTCACGCGACCAAAACCTTACGCCGTGGGAAGGCTTGTCCTCTGGACCAAAAAGGACTCTGGACTCAACCCCTCTGACTTTCCCCAGGTCCTTATGAAGGCCAACAAGATAGCCGTGGCCAACTGGGAGCATGCTCCCTATGGAAGGGCTGCAAAGCAAGTTATGGAGAAGCTTGGACTCTTTGAAAGACTTAGGGATAAGCTTGTACTCGGTGAGAACGTCTCTCAAACGGCCAGCTTCGTATACTCGGGAGCTGCAGACATAGGCTTTATACCCCTTTCCCTGGCTGTGTCTTCGAATATGCAAAAGGTAGGCGTGTACTACCTAGTTCCAGAAAACCTTCACGAGAGGATAGTCCAAGGTTACGGAGTGACCAAGTACGGAAGCAGCTCAAAAGCCGCTATGAGGTTCTACAACTTCGTAGCTGAACCCAAAGCAAAGCAGGTACTAAAGAAGTACGGTTTTGAAACGCCGTAA
- the modB gene encoding molybdate ABC transporter permease subunit — translation MESFWEPFYLTVKLSLLTSLLLLPISVPIAYFVVFKKGLVSRILEVVCNLPMVLPPTVLGFYLLLLMGKRGPFGELWEKLFGHQLAFHFEGLVVASIIFSLPMMVNSLTSGFRSVPRVLIEASLTLGKTPLQTLWYVILPNSKPAILAGLILSFVHTMGEFGVVLMVGGNIPGQTRTLSIAIYDATESLDYRTAHLYSAILIAVSFVSLLALLFMLNRRDHDKGLP, via the coding sequence ATGGAGTCCTTCTGGGAGCCCTTCTACCTGACTGTAAAACTCTCCCTTCTTACAAGCCTTCTTCTACTTCCTATCTCCGTACCCATTGCCTACTTTGTAGTCTTTAAGAAGGGCCTTGTATCGCGCATCCTTGAGGTAGTGTGTAACCTTCCGATGGTGCTTCCGCCCACAGTACTCGGTTTTTACCTTCTCTTACTCATGGGTAAAAGAGGACCTTTTGGGGAACTTTGGGAAAAGCTCTTTGGCCATCAGCTTGCCTTCCACTTCGAAGGACTAGTCGTAGCCTCCATCATCTTCAGCCTTCCTATGATGGTAAACTCCCTAACGAGCGGGTTTAGGTCTGTGCCTAGAGTTCTCATAGAAGCAAGCCTCACACTTGGAAAGACACCCCTACAAACCCTCTGGTACGTAATCCTTCCCAACTCTAAGCCGGCCATACTGGCTGGGCTTATACTCTCCTTTGTGCACACCATGGGTGAGTTTGGTGTAGTGCTCATGGTGGGTGGAAACATACCAGGCCAGACACGCACCCTATCCATAGCTATCTACGATGCGACAGAATCTCTAGACTACAGAACAGCCCATCTCTACTCGGCTATACTTATAGCCGTATCCTTTGTTTCACTCCTTGCCTTGCTTTTTATGCTAAACCGAAGGGACCATGATAAAGGCTTACCTTAA
- a CDS encoding ATP-binding cassette domain-containing protein, which translates to MIKAYLKKTGLRGSDGDFTLEVELEVNDEIVVIFGPSGSGKTTILRLIAGLEKADEGYIYVNGEVWLDTKKGIDIPPYKRSVGFVFQEYALFPNMTVYENVAYAMKIKDPSRVEELLKMVDLWNLRDAYPNSLSGGQKQRIALVRALARQPKVLLLDEPFSSLDEDMTILLEKELKNFQRSLHIPTLVVTHLKDQVQRLADRVYHIKKGRFLNQK; encoded by the coding sequence ATGATAAAGGCTTACCTTAAGAAGACAGGACTCCGCGGTTCAGACGGAGATTTTACCTTAGAGGTGGAGCTTGAGGTAAACGACGAGATAGTTGTAATATTCGGGCCTTCTGGCAGTGGCAAGACCACCATACTCAGACTCATAGCAGGATTAGAAAAAGCCGACGAAGGATACATATACGTAAACGGCGAGGTGTGGTTAGACACAAAGAAGGGTATAGACATACCACCTTACAAGAGATCGGTAGGCTTTGTCTTCCAGGAGTATGCCCTCTTTCCAAACATGACCGTGTATGAAAACGTAGCTTACGCCATGAAGATAAAGGATCCTTCAAGGGTAGAAGAGCTCTTGAAGATGGTAGACCTTTGGAATCTCAGAGATGCTTACCCTAACAGCCTCTCGGGAGGTCAGAAGCAAAGGATAGCATTGGTAAGGGCACTGGCGCGTCAACCTAAGGTTCTGCTCCTTGACGAACCTTTTTCCTCCCTAGACGAAGACATGACGATCCTTTTAGAGAAAGAGCTAAAGAACTTCCAGAGATCTTTACATATTCCTACTCTGGTGGTTACACACCTAAAGGACCAAGTACAAAGACTGGCCGACAGAGTTTACCATATAAAGAAAGGAAGATTTCTTAACCAAAAATAA
- the phoU gene encoding phosphate signaling complex protein PhoU — protein MKLLEELEEVKAMTIRMAGLARSALEKAMQSLNTQDVDKAQEVIKGDDEIDKMEVEIEKRCIRMVALYQPEASDLRLIMGIYKIVSDLERIGDEAENIAERSIVLAQEPPLKPYVNLNLMAEHVKTMIEDAVISFFQKDVELAKKVIERDDLVDELYHQLERELITYVMEDPRNIKRAINLSFVARHLERMADHAENIAEMSIYYTEGEMIKHQHIKDKGMA, from the coding sequence ATGAAGCTTTTGGAAGAGCTTGAAGAAGTAAAGGCTATGACCATACGGATGGCGGGCTTGGCCAGGTCTGCACTTGAAAAGGCCATGCAGTCCCTGAACACTCAAGATGTTGACAAAGCCCAGGAGGTGATAAAGGGGGATGACGAAATAGACAAGATGGAAGTAGAGATAGAGAAAAGGTGCATAAGGATGGTAGCCTTATACCAACCGGAGGCCAGTGACCTTAGGCTCATAATGGGTATATACAAGATAGTCTCAGACCTTGAGAGGATAGGGGACGAGGCTGAAAACATAGCCGAGAGATCCATAGTGTTGGCCCAGGAACCACCTTTAAAACCTTACGTAAACCTAAACCTAATGGCGGAGCACGTGAAGACCATGATAGAGGATGCCGTCATAAGCTTCTTCCAGAAGGATGTAGAACTGGCAAAGAAGGTCATTGAGAGAGATGACCTGGTAGACGAGCTCTACCACCAGCTAGAGAGAGAGCTTATCACCTACGTGATGGAAGATCCAAGGAACATAAAGAGGGCCATAAACCTTTCCTTTGTAGCCAGACACCTAGAAAGGATGGCAGACCATGCGGAAAACATAGCTGAGATGAGCATATACTACACAGAAGGTGAGATGATAAAGCATCAACATATAAAGGATAAGGGAATGGCTTGA